The Listeria sp. PSOL-1 genome includes a region encoding these proteins:
- a CDS encoding MFS transporter produces MENRSKFWILTIIVSVSGLSQGLLLPLISIIFEEQGISSSINGFHATGIYIGVLVISPFIEAPLHKFGYKPIILVGSLLVAIALFAFPLWFNLIFWFVLRLVIGIGDHMLHFSSQTWVAAMTDPRSRGKNMAIYGLFFSLGFAVGPQLVNLSYINLAFPFYFSGILVIISWSLIWLLRNEFIAQNEKIRKISFLGSLKRFFVVGKIAWIAMIPPFLYGVLETALNATFPIVALRSGFTTYMITIIISAFSVGTILFQVPIGVFSDQVGRGKILPILTFLGGILFFCAIFVKMFVLFIVLFFVLGILLGSLYSLGLSYMTDLTPLELLPAGNILVGMCFSLGSILGPSLTGSVIAWFFDQVFYGVVSLLLLLGSFLLFAWRNRVKKVNG; encoded by the coding sequence GTGGAAAATAGGAGTAAATTTTGGATATTAACAATTATTGTTTCTGTTTCCGGTTTATCTCAAGGACTTTTATTGCCTTTAATTTCGATTATATTTGAAGAACAAGGAATTAGTTCTAGTATCAATGGTTTTCATGCTACTGGGATTTATATTGGCGTTTTAGTGATTTCGCCTTTTATTGAAGCTCCTCTCCATAAATTTGGATATAAGCCAATTATTCTAGTGGGAAGCCTGTTAGTGGCGATTGCTTTATTTGCCTTTCCACTTTGGTTTAATTTAATCTTTTGGTTTGTTTTAAGACTTGTTATTGGAATTGGAGATCATATGTTGCACTTTTCTTCACAAACTTGGGTTGCTGCTATGACTGATCCAAGAAGTAGAGGGAAAAATATGGCTATCTATGGTTTGTTTTTTTCACTTGGATTTGCAGTAGGGCCTCAGCTTGTTAATTTATCTTATATCAATTTAGCTTTTCCTTTTTATTTTTCAGGTATATTAGTTATTATTTCTTGGAGTTTAATATGGCTTTTGCGTAATGAATTCATTGCACAAAATGAAAAAATTCGTAAAATCTCTTTTTTAGGTAGTTTAAAACGTTTCTTTGTAGTGGGAAAAATTGCTTGGATTGCTATGATCCCCCCATTTTTATATGGTGTTTTAGAGACGGCATTGAATGCTACTTTTCCAATTGTTGCGCTTAGAAGTGGTTTTACGACCTATATGATTACGATAATTATTTCTGCTTTTTCAGTAGGGACGATCTTATTTCAAGTACCAATTGGTGTTTTTAGTGACCAAGTTGGACGAGGAAAAATTTTGCCGATCTTGACTTTTTTAGGTGGAATTCTCTTTTTTTGCGCGATCTTTGTTAAAATGTTTGTGCTGTTCATTGTTCTCTTTTTTGTTCTTGGTATTTTACTTGGCTCGCTTTATTCATTAGGCCTTTCTTATATGACTGATCTGACACCACTTGAACTTTTACCTGCTGGGAACATTTTAGTTGGGATGTGCTTTAGCTTAGGGAGTATTCTTGGACCTTCTTTAACTGGTAGTGTGATTGCTTGGTTTTTTGATCAAGTGTTTTATGGCGTTGTTAGTTTGCTGCTCCTTCTCGGTAGCTTCTTACTTTTTGCTTGGCGAAATCGTGTGAAAAAAGTAAATGGTTGA
- the metE gene encoding 5-methyltetrahydropteroyltriglutamate--homocysteine S-methyltransferase yields the protein MVKAISSNLGYPRLGEKREWKKALESYWNQRISTEELEAELKKIRLSNLKKQRAANIDLIPVNDFSLYDHVLDMSVSLGVIPKRFGNFEEKIPLNTYFEIARGRENAVASEMTKWFNTNYHYIVPELDDVSPKLLENKALTYYLEAKEELGIETKPVILGPITYLKLGKGYEEAEFETLLAKFLPVYAKLIAELDAAGVKWLQIDEPYLATTFPKEELTYIVESFHKLREAAPHTKLILQSYFESLDDYEVIVQLPVDAIGLDFIHDHGETLQQLEKFGFPENKWLAAGIIDGRNVWRTNLEEKIGLIKKITTIVPHDRLILQPSSSLLHVPVTKQSETELPEVLIRGLSFADEKLAEVVTLTKAINEEVVAREFSAAKEGLNNLNQSNYRNNIQVQKEVANLKYLNVERESPFQERIKLQHDSLKLPLLPTTTIGSFPQSQEVRAKRAAWLKGNIDQATYEDYINEEIARWIKIQEDLDIDVLVHGEFERTDMVEYFGQRLTGFQATKFGWVQSYGSRAVRPPLIYGDVAWSTPITVKETAYANWLTEKPVKGMLTAPITIINWSFVRDDIAESVVANQIALALRKEVKALEDNGIHVIQVDEPALREGLPLKQKRWQKYLNDAVYSFKLATTVVKNDTQIHTHMCYSEFDDIIEAISALDADVISIETSRSHGEIISTFEKVIYDKEIGLGVYDIHSPRVPETAEIKENIKRALRVIDVKQFWINPDCGLKTRREEETIKALQHMVQATKEIRKSYQPVEN from the coding sequence ATGGTAAAAGCAATTAGTTCGAATCTTGGGTACCCACGTTTAGGTGAAAAAAGGGAGTGGAAAAAAGCGTTAGAATCTTACTGGAATCAAAGAATTTCTACAGAAGAGCTTGAAGCTGAGTTGAAGAAAATTCGCTTATCAAATTTAAAAAAACAACGAGCAGCGAATATTGATTTGATCCCAGTTAATGACTTTTCGTTATATGACCACGTGCTTGATATGAGCGTTTCACTTGGTGTGATTCCTAAGCGTTTTGGAAACTTTGAGGAAAAAATTCCATTAAATACGTACTTTGAGATCGCTCGTGGACGGGAAAATGCTGTTGCTTCAGAAATGACAAAATGGTTTAATACAAATTATCATTATATTGTTCCTGAACTTGATGATGTTTCTCCTAAATTATTAGAAAATAAAGCTTTAACTTATTACTTAGAAGCAAAAGAAGAATTAGGTATTGAAACAAAGCCTGTTATTTTAGGTCCTATTACTTATTTAAAATTAGGGAAAGGTTATGAAGAGGCTGAATTTGAGACGTTATTAGCAAAATTTTTGCCAGTGTATGCTAAATTAATAGCTGAGCTTGATGCAGCTGGTGTTAAATGGCTACAAATTGACGAACCTTATTTAGCAACGACTTTTCCAAAAGAAGAGCTTACTTATATTGTGGAAAGTTTTCATAAACTTAGAGAAGCTGCACCTCATACTAAATTGATTTTACAATCTTATTTTGAAAGTTTAGATGATTATGAAGTTATTGTTCAGCTTCCGGTTGATGCAATTGGTCTTGATTTTATTCATGACCACGGTGAAACTCTACAGCAGCTTGAAAAATTTGGCTTTCCTGAGAATAAGTGGTTGGCAGCTGGGATAATTGATGGGCGTAATGTTTGGCGGACAAATTTAGAAGAAAAAATAGGATTAATAAAAAAAATTACGACAATCGTACCGCATGATCGGCTCATTTTACAGCCTTCGAGTTCGTTATTGCATGTTCCTGTAACCAAACAAAGCGAAACTGAATTGCCTGAGGTTCTCATTCGTGGTTTGAGTTTCGCTGATGAGAAGTTGGCAGAAGTTGTTACATTGACTAAAGCGATCAATGAGGAAGTTGTTGCTAGAGAATTTTCAGCTGCGAAAGAAGGTTTAAATAACTTAAATCAATCTAATTATCGGAATAATATTCAAGTTCAAAAAGAAGTGGCTAATCTAAAATATTTAAATGTTGAGCGAGAGTCTCCATTTCAAGAAAGAATCAAATTACAGCACGATTCGCTTAAATTACCGCTTTTACCAACAACAACAATCGGGAGTTTTCCACAATCACAAGAAGTGCGTGCAAAAAGAGCCGCTTGGTTAAAAGGTAACATCGATCAAGCCACGTATGAAGATTATATTAATGAGGAAATTGCTCGCTGGATAAAAATTCAAGAGGATCTCGATATTGATGTACTTGTTCATGGTGAATTTGAACGAACGGATATGGTTGAGTATTTCGGACAGCGATTAACTGGTTTTCAGGCTACGAAATTTGGTTGGGTACAGTCATACGGGTCGCGCGCTGTGAGACCACCGCTAATTTATGGGGATGTCGCATGGAGTACACCGATTACAGTAAAAGAAACAGCTTATGCCAACTGGCTAACGGAAAAGCCTGTGAAAGGGATGCTTACAGCTCCGATCACAATTATTAATTGGAGTTTTGTTCGGGATGACATTGCTGAAAGTGTTGTGGCTAATCAAATTGCTTTAGCGCTTCGTAAAGAGGTGAAAGCACTTGAAGATAATGGTATACATGTGATTCAAGTTGATGAGCCAGCGTTGCGGGAAGGATTGCCGCTTAAACAAAAAAGGTGGCAAAAATATTTAAATGATGCTGTTTATTCATTTAAACTTGCGACAACGGTTGTTAAAAATGATACGCAGATTCATACGCATATGTGTTATTCCGAATTTGACGATATTATTGAAGCGATTAGTGCTCTTGATGCAGATGTTATTTCAATTGAAACTTCACGTAGTCATGGTGAAATCATTTCAACATTTGAAAAAGTGATCTATGATAAAGAAATTGGGCTTGGTGTCTATGATATTCACAGTCCGCGTGTCCCCGAAACAGCCGAAATAAAAGAAAACATCAAGCGAGCACTTCGCGTAATTGATGTCAAGCAATTTTGGATAAATCCAGACTGTGGATTAAAAACGCGACGCGAAGAAGAAACGATTAAAGCACTTCAGCACATGGTGCAGGCAACGAAAGAGATTCGCAAAAGCTATCAGCCAGTTGAAAACTAA
- a CDS encoding aminotransferase class I/II-fold pyridoxal phosphate-dependent enzyme, whose amino-acid sequence MENLKKQTILAQIGNKKCSQTGAVNMPLYFSTAYRHHDIGVSTGYDYIRTGNPTRDVLEEALALLEGGRYAFATSSGMSAIQLVFERFQTGDHIISVQDLYGGSFRYFRQLEERTKIQFSYWQGNHVADLKYLLKPNTKAIFLETPTNPLMMEIQINEVVEFAKKHHLLVIVDNTFYTPILQQPLDMGADIVVHSATKYLGGHNDLLAGVVVVKDSELGDFFQEALNRIGCVLAPFDSWLLIRGLKTLSLRMKQHQENAIAIADFLFGHPLVEEVRYPGRGGMISFFVKDEEIISPLLKSLKLFTFAESLGGVESLITYPTTQTHADIPPDLRRSYGLTDNLLRISVGVEDKSDLLFDLEQAFEAVGQNAKIH is encoded by the coding sequence ATGGAAAATTTAAAAAAGCAAACCATTTTGGCGCAAATTGGGAATAAAAAATGTTCACAAACAGGAGCTGTTAATATGCCTCTTTATTTTTCAACGGCTTATAGACATCATGATATTGGTGTTTCAACTGGATACGATTATATTCGTACGGGAAACCCAACACGTGATGTTTTAGAAGAAGCGCTTGCTTTACTTGAAGGTGGACGATATGCTTTTGCAACGAGTTCAGGGATGAGCGCTATTCAGCTCGTTTTTGAACGGTTTCAAACGGGAGATCACATCATCAGTGTGCAGGACTTATATGGAGGATCTTTTCGTTATTTTAGGCAACTTGAAGAGCGCACGAAGATTCAATTCAGTTATTGGCAGGGAAATCATGTCGCTGATCTTAAATATTTACTTAAGCCAAATACGAAAGCTATTTTTCTAGAGACGCCAACGAACCCTTTAATGATGGAAATTCAAATTAATGAAGTTGTTGAATTTGCTAAAAAACATCATTTGCTTGTTATTGTGGATAATACTTTTTATACACCAATTTTGCAGCAACCGCTAGATATGGGTGCGGATATTGTGGTTCATAGTGCAACAAAATATCTTGGGGGGCATAATGATCTTTTAGCTGGTGTGGTTGTTGTGAAAGATAGTGAGTTAGGTGATTTTTTCCAAGAAGCTTTAAATCGTATTGGTTGTGTTTTAGCCCCCTTTGATTCGTGGCTGCTTATTCGTGGCTTAAAAACACTTTCCTTAAGAATGAAACAACATCAAGAAAACGCGATAGCAATAGCTGATTTTTTATTTGGGCATCCTCTTGTTGAAGAAGTTCGCTATCCAGGTCGCGGTGGTATGATTAGTTTTTTTGTGAAAGATGAGGAAATAATTTCTCCGTTATTAAAATCATTGAAATTATTTACATTTGCTGAAAGTCTAGGCGGTGTCGAAAGTCTTATTACTTATCCAACGACGCAAACACATGCTGATATTCCACCTGATTTGCGGAGATCTTATGGTTTAACTGATAATTTATTGCGGATTTCAGTAGGCGTTGAAGATAAAAGTGACTTATTATTCGATTTGGAACAAGCGTTTGAGGCTGTTGGTCAAAATGCTAAAATTCATTAA
- a CDS encoding bifunctional homocysteine S-methyltransferase/methylenetetrahydrofolate reductase, producing MNLRKDLQKKVLIADGAIGTLLYSYGMDRSFEELNMTHPASITAIHKAYIDAGADVIQTNTYGANYLKLARYGLQDEIKKINQAAVRIAKEAAEGTGTYIFGTMGGINGATDHHLEAAPLEEIKRSFREQLYCFLLEGVDALLLETYYDLTELKAVLKILRETTDLPVVANVSIHEPDFLQNGQLLADALAELAQAGADVVGVNCRLGPYHMAKALETVPLFEQTFLAAYPNASLPEVQDGKIIYQADQAYFEQYGEIFRKQGARIIGGCCGTTPDHIRALRKGLTTFEPVKEKNVRQVVLEQPKDSMEKEERLLAKVKRDYTILVELDPPRTFATDQFFAGAKKLHQKGVDALTISDNSLATPRISNMALAGILKQQYGITPLIHLTTRDHNLVGLHSHIMGFHKLGLRDVLAITGDPTNIGDFPGATSVFDVRSVELIKLIKRFNEGISYTGGNLKEKTHFHVAAAFNPNVPNLEKAVRQIKRKVAYGADYIITQPFYHPEKVKELKEALQKEAIDVPCFLGVMPLLSSRNAEFLHNEVPGIRLTDEVRERMNQAEMAGFGIEEGMKLAKEMIDAICAEFKGVYIITPFLRYDLSIELTEYVQSKKEDSLKVNSSLS from the coding sequence ATGAATTTACGAAAAGATTTACAAAAGAAAGTACTAATTGCAGATGGCGCAATCGGGACGTTACTTTATTCTTATGGGATGGATCGATCTTTTGAAGAATTGAATATGACCCATCCTGCATCAATAACAGCTATCCATAAAGCCTATATTGACGCAGGTGCGGATGTGATCCAGACAAATACTTATGGTGCTAATTATTTAAAATTAGCCCGGTATGGTTTGCAAGATGAAATAAAAAAAATTAATCAAGCAGCAGTCCGGATTGCAAAAGAAGCAGCAGAAGGAACGGGGACTTATATTTTTGGGACAATGGGAGGGATAAATGGAGCAACGGATCATCATTTAGAAGCTGCACCCCTTGAAGAAATTAAGCGAAGTTTTCGTGAGCAATTATACTGTTTTTTACTAGAAGGTGTTGATGCTCTTTTGCTTGAAACTTATTATGACTTAACAGAATTAAAAGCTGTTTTGAAAATTTTACGTGAAACGACGGACCTTCCAGTTGTGGCCAATGTTTCAATCCATGAGCCGGACTTTTTACAAAATGGTCAGTTACTTGCTGATGCTTTAGCTGAACTTGCTCAAGCTGGTGCGGATGTTGTTGGTGTTAATTGTCGCTTGGGTCCTTATCATATGGCGAAAGCACTTGAAACCGTTCCTTTATTTGAGCAAACATTTTTGGCTGCTTATCCTAATGCTAGTCTACCAGAAGTTCAAGATGGAAAAATTATTTATCAAGCCGATCAAGCCTATTTTGAGCAATATGGTGAGATTTTTCGTAAGCAAGGAGCACGGATTATCGGTGGCTGTTGTGGAACGACGCCTGATCATATTCGTGCTTTACGAAAAGGCCTAACCACCTTTGAACCAGTGAAGGAAAAAAATGTACGCCAGGTTGTCTTAGAGCAACCAAAAGACTCAATGGAGAAAGAGGAGCGCTTGTTAGCAAAAGTAAAAAGGGATTATACAATCCTTGTTGAGCTTGATCCACCACGTACCTTTGCCACAGATCAATTTTTTGCTGGGGCCAAAAAGCTTCATCAAAAAGGGGTCGATGCGTTAACGATTTCTGATAATTCGCTTGCAACTCCAAGGATAAGTAATATGGCATTAGCAGGCATTTTGAAGCAGCAATATGGGATCACTCCGCTGATTCATTTAACGACGAGGGATCATAATTTAGTCGGGCTTCATTCACATATAATGGGTTTTCATAAGCTTGGATTACGAGATGTGCTAGCGATAACGGGAGATCCTACAAATATTGGCGATTTTCCTGGGGCAACTTCTGTTTTTGACGTGAGGTCGGTGGAGCTTATTAAGTTAATTAAGCGGTTTAATGAGGGGATTTCTTATACAGGGGGAAATCTTAAGGAAAAGACACATTTTCACGTGGCAGCAGCCTTTAATCCAAATGTTCCCAATTTAGAAAAAGCAGTCCGGCAAATTAAACGAAAAGTTGCTTACGGGGCGGACTATATTATTACACAGCCCTTTTATCATCCTGAAAAAGTAAAGGAATTAAAAGAAGCACTCCAAAAAGAAGCGATTGATGTGCCGTGCTTCCTTGGTGTTATGCCACTTTTGTCAAGTCGAAATGCTGAGTTTCTTCATAATGAAGTACCGGGTATTCGTTTAACGGATGAAGTTCGTGAAAGAATGAATCAAGCAGAAATGGCTGGTTTTGGAATTGAAGAAGGAATGAAGTTAGCTAAAGAGATGATTGATGCCATTTGTGCAGAATTTAAAGGGGTGTATATTATTACGCCATTTTTACGTTATGACTTATCTATTGAATTAACGGAATATGTTCAAAGTAAAAAAGAGGATTCCTTGAAGGTAAACTCATCGCTTTCCTGA
- a CDS encoding 1,4-dihydroxy-2-naphthoate polyprenyltransferase, whose translation MTTAVKKNLQPQTGFKKWWTLLRPHTLVASFVPVFLGTSVAMSYMNFNFIRFIIMLIACFFIQTSANLFNEYFDFKKGQDDEHSVGNGGAIVRNGIKPNFILFLAILLYILAIVLGIYLSAETNWYVGLLGVISMIVGFLYTGGPYPIAYTPFGEIMAGFFMGGVITFISFYIQAEFINSEIVYITIPIMVLVGNLLLANSIRDLVPDKKNGRLTLAILLGRKGAISLFALAYLFCYIFELSLIFFADAPWWTLFILLSLPDATRSVRRFFGKTEPITMIPAMKSTSRAITIFGLTLAIAYLLSLLSKSLFL comes from the coding sequence ATGACAACCGCCGTAAAAAAAAACTTACAGCCACAAACCGGCTTTAAAAAATGGTGGACTTTACTTAGGCCGCATACACTAGTTGCTTCATTTGTACCCGTTTTTTTAGGTACTTCTGTTGCAATGAGTTATATGAACTTTAACTTTATCCGTTTTATCATCATGTTAATTGCTTGCTTTTTTATTCAAACCTCTGCGAACCTGTTTAATGAATATTTTGATTTTAAAAAGGGGCAAGATGACGAGCATTCAGTAGGTAATGGCGGGGCAATCGTCCGCAATGGTATAAAGCCAAATTTTATTTTATTTTTAGCTATTTTATTATACATATTAGCGATTGTACTTGGCATCTATCTATCAGCTGAAACAAACTGGTATGTAGGTTTACTTGGTGTAATTAGCATGATTGTTGGCTTTCTTTATACGGGAGGGCCCTATCCAATCGCTTATACGCCTTTTGGAGAAATAATGGCTGGCTTTTTTATGGGCGGTGTGATTACATTCATCTCTTTTTACATTCAAGCCGAATTTATTAATTCAGAAATTGTTTATATCACAATTCCTATTATGGTTCTTGTTGGCAATTTACTTCTTGCCAATAGCATTCGCGATTTAGTTCCCGACAAAAAAAATGGCCGCTTAACGCTTGCCATCTTACTTGGACGAAAAGGTGCGATTAGCTTATTTGCACTTGCTTATCTTTTCTGTTATATTTTTGAACTTTCGCTTATTTTCTTTGCTGACGCACCTTGGTGGACGCTTTTCATTTTACTCAGCCTGCCTGATGCTACTCGTTCCGTTCGCCGCTTCTTTGGTAAAACGGAACCTATCACGATGATTCCAGCAATGAAATCCACTTCAAGAGCTATCACAATCTTTGGTCTAACACTAGCTATTGCCTATCTACTAAGCTTGCTCAGCAAAAGCTTATTCCTATAA
- a CDS encoding isochorismate synthase MenF, whose translation MGITLPRSLFEQAKRSATKNHPALLSWVHEMKEEHSPLALYQKAKEAFYGERFFWQNPNKTLILAGFGVTEQYLADAREDAYLGLKDRLHTLKLKTITNATTKQTGPLYFGGFAFDPERERDREWQSFKNGLFYLPLFMVTKNQESCYLTINLVIYPDDDYGKVQAVCKQWDKIRENDVSDTVVPSFINAQELDSEAFLDAAKEIIHLLKDSYDLQKVVLSRRMGLHFNYRLDSGAILAEMLNTQENSYFFLLEKGNAMFFGASPEQLLASDGKELFSSCVAGSAARGETADEDKKMGQRLLADAKNLQEHHYVVQFIEETLKKYSSTLSLSSETTLLKNRDIQHLYLNVHAVKKEEANMLDIVKDLHPTPALGGLPKQTALAIIRMKEASDRGFYGAPIGFVDSDFEGEFAVAIRSGLISESVGVLYAGCGIVKDSIPENELVETRIKFQPMLRVLGGTKS comes from the coding sequence ATGGGTATAACTTTACCACGATCATTATTTGAACAAGCAAAGCGGAGTGCGACAAAAAATCATCCAGCTTTACTAAGTTGGGTTCATGAAATGAAAGAAGAACACTCACCTCTTGCGTTATACCAAAAAGCGAAAGAGGCTTTTTATGGTGAGCGCTTTTTTTGGCAAAATCCAAATAAAACTTTGATTTTAGCAGGATTTGGTGTCACAGAGCAGTATTTAGCTGATGCTAGGGAAGACGCTTATCTTGGGCTTAAAGATAGATTACATACACTTAAGTTAAAAACAATTACAAATGCAACGACGAAACAAACCGGGCCACTTTATTTTGGGGGTTTTGCTTTTGATCCTGAACGTGAAAGAGATAGGGAATGGCAAAGTTTTAAAAATGGTTTATTTTATCTACCGCTTTTCATGGTAACAAAAAATCAGGAAAGCTGTTATTTGACAATTAATCTTGTTATTTATCCAGATGATGATTATGGCAAGGTTCAGGCAGTATGTAAGCAGTGGGACAAGATTAGGGAAAATGATGTTAGTGATACTGTTGTCCCCTCATTCATTAATGCACAAGAGCTTGATAGTGAAGCCTTTTTAGATGCGGCGAAAGAAATTATTCATTTGCTAAAAGATTCATATGATTTACAAAAAGTCGTTCTTTCAAGAAGAATGGGGCTACATTTTAATTACCGCTTAGATAGTGGCGCAATTTTAGCTGAAATGCTGAATACGCAAGAAAATAGTTATTTCTTTTTGCTTGAAAAAGGCAATGCTATGTTTTTTGGAGCGTCACCAGAGCAACTGCTTGCAAGCGATGGCAAGGAGCTCTTTTCGTCTTGTGTAGCTGGATCTGCTGCGCGCGGGGAAACGGCTGATGAAGATAAGAAAATGGGTCAACGTCTTTTAGCTGATGCTAAAAATTTACAAGAACATCATTATGTTGTTCAGTTTATTGAAGAAACATTAAAAAAATATTCCTCTACGTTATCGCTTTCAAGTGAAACCACTTTATTAAAAAACCGTGATATTCAACATCTTTATCTAAATGTGCATGCAGTGAAAAAAGAAGAGGCTAATATGTTGGATATTGTGAAAGATTTACATCCAACACCAGCGCTTGGCGGTCTTCCCAAACAAACCGCACTTGCGATTATTCGGATGAAAGAAGCAAGTGATCGTGGCTTTTATGGTGCACCAATTGGTTTTGTTGATTCAGATTTTGAAGGGGAATTTGCTGTTGCTATCCGTTCTGGACTCATCTCTGAGTCTGTAGGAGTCTTATATGCTGGTTGTGGGATTGTAAAAGATTCGATTCCAGAGAATGAACTCGTTGAAACACGGATTAAATTTCAGCCAATGTTACGTGTGTTAGGAGGCACAAAATCATGA
- the menD gene encoding 2-succinyl-5-enolpyruvyl-6-hydroxy-3-cyclohexene-1-carboxylic-acid synthase, translated as MTNHAQIMTDYLSAFIEELIQAGVKEAVISPGSRSTPLALLMAEHPALKIYVDIDERSAGFFALGISKASKRPVVLLSTSGTATTNYFPAIAEANLAQIPLIVLTADRPHELRNVGAPQAIDQNHLFGTHVKDFTDMALPENTIELLRYAKWHGSRAVDIAMKTPRGPVHFNFPLREPLIPILEPSPFTVADKKRHHVHIYYTHEVLEDAAIQKMISDCSTKKGMIICGALDKKNLSEPLIMLAEKMDWPLLADPLSGLRTCGRTSEALIDQYDALLKITDLPAEMMPEVVIRFGAMPVSKPLKIWLESLLDTRFYVVDPGASWRDPIKAVTDMIHCDERFLIEALLQNWKSEDNVNWGEKWKSWNQLAQAEINSYFSEKNEIEEGTVVYELREQLPDGACFFISNSMAIRDVDTYFSQTDKKIRMLANRGANGIDGVVSAALGSSTILQPLYLLIGDLSFYHDLNGLLMAKKYQLNVTIIVINNNGGGIFSFLPQNNIPKHFESLFGTATDLDFRYAAALYDADYHEVSTHEHLLEAFDQASFHKGLDIIEVKTNRHENKEHHQVLFQRIAERVKDFG; from the coding sequence ATGACCAATCATGCACAAATTATGACAGACTATCTTAGTGCATTTATTGAAGAACTTATTCAAGCTGGTGTAAAAGAAGCGGTCATTAGCCCTGGTTCACGTTCGACGCCACTCGCTCTTTTGATGGCAGAACATCCAGCTTTAAAAATTTATGTTGATATTGATGAACGTTCTGCGGGTTTTTTTGCGTTGGGGATTTCGAAAGCTTCAAAGCGTCCTGTTGTTTTGCTCTCAACTAGTGGGACAGCGACAACAAATTATTTTCCAGCCATTGCTGAGGCGAATTTAGCACAAATTCCACTGATTGTTTTGACAGCTGATCGCCCGCATGAGTTACGGAATGTCGGTGCCCCACAAGCTATTGATCAGAATCATCTGTTTGGTACGCACGTGAAAGACTTTACGGATATGGCACTTCCTGAAAATACCATCGAGCTTTTACGCTACGCAAAATGGCATGGAAGCAGAGCCGTAGATATCGCGATGAAAACACCGCGAGGACCTGTTCATTTTAATTTCCCATTACGTGAGCCGTTAATACCTATTCTTGAGCCTTCGCCGTTTACAGTAGCAGATAAAAAGCGTCATCATGTACATATTTATTATACACATGAAGTTTTAGAAGATGCAGCAATTCAAAAAATGATCAGTGATTGTTCCACTAAAAAAGGAATGATTATTTGCGGTGCTTTAGATAAAAAAAATCTCTCAGAACCGCTAATCATGCTTGCTGAGAAAATGGACTGGCCTTTACTTGCGGATCCATTGTCAGGGCTTAGAACGTGCGGGAGAACTTCTGAGGCTCTAATTGATCAATATGATGCTTTATTAAAAATAACAGACTTACCAGCTGAAATGATGCCAGAAGTCGTCATTCGTTTTGGAGCAATGCCTGTTTCTAAGCCGTTAAAGATCTGGTTAGAAAGCCTTTTAGATACGCGTTTTTATGTCGTAGATCCTGGTGCAAGTTGGCGTGATCCGATCAAAGCTGTGACAGATATGATTCACTGTGATGAACGCTTTTTAATCGAAGCTCTTTTACAAAATTGGAAGAGTGAAGATAACGTGAACTGGGGAGAAAAATGGAAAAGCTGGAATCAATTGGCACAGGCTGAGATCAATAGCTATTTTAGCGAGAAAAATGAAATAGAAGAAGGTACGGTTGTTTATGAATTGCGTGAACAGCTACCCGATGGAGCTTGCTTTTTTATTAGTAATAGCATGGCGATTCGAGATGTGGATACCTACTTTTCACAAACGGATAAAAAGATTCGCATGTTGGCTAATCGCGGGGCGAATGGTATTGATGGAGTAGTTTCGGCAGCGCTTGGTTCAAGTACGATTTTGCAGCCACTTTATCTTTTGATTGGTGATCTTTCTTTTTATCATGATTTAAATGGCTTGTTAATGGCGAAGAAGTATCAGTTGAATGTAACCATTATTGTCATTAACAACAATGGTGGCGGCATTTTCTCTTTTCTACCACAAAACAATATACCTAAACATTTTGAGTCACTATTTGGGACGGCTACGGACCTTGATTTCCGTTATGCAGCTGCACTTTATGACGCTGATTATCATGAAGTAAGCACACATGAGCACTTACTTGAAGCCTTTGACCAAGCTAGTTTTCATAAAGGACTTGATATTATCGAAGTGAAAACAAATCGTCATGAAAACAAAGAACATCACCAAGTGCTTTTTCAGCGAATTGCTGAAAGAGTGAAGGACTTTGGTTAA